The nucleotide window CAATATTAACCATTTGCTCAATGGGTACTTTTTTCAATGAGAGAGAAAACTAAATCCCACTTAAAAACCACTGTCCACAATTACAGATTTCCTATGGAAAAAGAGTTTCCCAGGGAATCCAGGTGTAGTGTCTTCATCTCAGGaatgttggattttgttttcacCCTGTTTGCTTTGTGGCCTACTGTTCTGAAGTGGGAAACCTCTGTTCTTTCCAACTGTCTTAAAACTCCATGGCCAGGATCACTTCTACAGTTAGTTGGTTGGTCACCTGCATATTCCATGAAAATCCTCTTCTCTGGATCTGGAGGAACTTGCTGTTGTGAGTTACCACACTCTAACCTTACTCATTGCCATGACCACAtgacttttcttagatgggtAGTAAAGTTTGAAAAATCAATGTAAGTACCAACGTGATTTTACGGTGATAATCAGTTCAACTTTCTCAGGATGTGAGTGTTGTAGACAGGTCCTAGAGGTAAGCTGGTCCATGTTGACCCATAAAACAAGGAGGCAGTGAACCCCTCTTATTTGGGGGACAAGTATCATGAGCCTTCTGTGGAGTTGGCAGTATTCTCCTTGATGAAGTTTATTCCAGAATCCTTGTTCGTTAACTATTTTCATTTATCCAATGTTAATTCAGTTGTCTTGTGGGCCTGTTTTCTAGCATGTTGTAGACTAGTTTAGTGGAGCCATTATTAGTTCTTTCTTTGGGAGTTTAGTATTCAATTAGATCATAGATGATGCAAACTAGAAATGAGCAAAAGAAAATGACATGTGGTTTTCTCTCCCTTTTGAACTTCCCCTTTGCCAGCAAGTCTTTTCTGTCAAGAGCTAGATAGTAAATGCTTTGGCTTTGAGAGCCATGTGATCTCTGTAACAATTATTCAGCCGTGCCAGTGTAGCAGAAAGCGGTCCTaaatgataaatacatgtggCTGTTTTTCAATAAAACTTATTTACAAAATCAAGCCTCTGGCCAAATTTGGActgctgctccccccccccctttcttttaagccTCTAGCTGAGAATGGTTCTTAAGCAGTGATTTATGGTGCTGATgggtaaacattgggctgctaaccttaaagttggcagttcaaatccaccagccactctgcaggagaaaaatgaggtagtGAGGTTTTTAGGTATTGGTACCTGTATAATGGTCTCAATTTTGCCACTGTACCCACAAAACCTAAGATCTTTACTCTCTAACCTTTAAGGAAAGTTTACTAATTCCTGAACCAGATCACAAACTCTTTCCTagttcatcttcctgacatgtAAAAGAGGGATTTACACAGAGTGGGGCTTTGGGAGACATTGTAAGCCATTCATACAGAAATGACACTGGTTTTGGTTTTCCCTTTTCATTCTTTCACCTCTCCAGGAAATCAGAAAGTATTTAGAACGTATTTCTACGTATAGAACTGTGCTGGGAATTGAGCTAGAGAGAGGAAATGCACATGTGGTGTGATCCCTCCCTAACCTGGTTCCTTGCACAGAGTGTGGTTTTCACCAACTGATTCCGTTAACAGGCTATACAGAGTATAGCCTCAAGCCTGACTCTCCAACCCCGCTGCCctgcgctccccccacccccaatctatTCCTGAGGACACCCATCGACCTTCCTCATTTTAAGGTTTCTACTAAAAttggtggaggggggaggggtgataaaaataataagaaattaCAAACTTCTTAAAAATAGTGGAATCTGGTGTGTAGTTAGTTTCTCTTTTGAGTGAAGCTTATCAAAATTCCCtccactcccatttctgtcccgTTTTCAAGGTGCTTTGGGGCCACTGCCCTCGATGGAAAGGTAGTGAAGTGAAATAGTTGAGTTCATAGACTTTTGGTGTCAGGCCAGCCTGGGTTCACATTTGGTTCATGCACCAGCCTTTTTGATCTTGGCTAAGTAACTTAGCCACTCCGTATATAAAGTATAGGAAAAGGGTATGCTTTTCCATAAGGGATATAAAGATTAAATTCGATAGTGAATCACAATAAAGCATAATTCCAAGCAGAGTAAACTCAACAAAATTAGCTATTCATGCCAATGGTTCTTCTCACCGTAAAAGTGGAACCCTGCTTAACTAGCCACAGAGGTAGGATGGTCCGTTTGCGTCTCGGAAGCCCTCCCAATGGGAGTTTTTGTGTCCGTGCGTGGGTCCTGGTTTCATTGCTCCTTCTGCATGTCCGCATACCTGTTGCTTCTAGAACAGGCGCCCCAGTGCTGTAATGGGTTGCACACTGACCTGCTAGACAAACAGTGTTTCAACCTACCAGTCACTGCgtgggagcaagatgaagctgtctgcccccCTAAAGGTTTTGAAGCCTCGACaaacaattctgctctgtcctgtagggtcactgagtcagaatcgacttgatggcagcaagttcggGTTTTGAGGGATTGGTTCCTTTCTGGGTAGCTTAACTACACACAAATGTCTAAAGCGATAGTGTTTCCAGGGTACCTCCAATTTCTGTCGGACAAGTACGTCTGGTCATTGATATGAACTTGAGTTTcggtcttcctttctctctctttctgtccagGGCCTTTGATTGTGAACCCAtgtagagctggtggtggtggtgttagccaggcaccgtctaggtcttctggtctcagcctggtggtggtggttgttcatGTAATCCATTAGTGCTTTGGATGAATTgtttctttgagtctctgtttagTTTTGATTCCCTTGACTCTGTCTGTGGATGGGAAGAGGGCAATAGTTGTATCTTAGGTGGCCACATGAAGGCTGTCGTCACCACTCAACCAAAGTAGAAAGTAGGATACCGACTCTGCACATTATGTGGTAGCTTCACGTCTTGGAAGCGCAACCGAGCAGTTCTCTGAAGTCCTGGAATAAAGTCATGTCATGTCTGTACCATTTGCTTCCTTTGGGGCTTCAGTACTagcgggctgtgtgtgtgtgtgtttgtgtgtgtgtcgatGCAGGAGTTTAGACATTCCTCCTTTGGTAGTGACATTAAGAAAAAGAATTtagcatttaaaagaaaaaactatACTGACACGATTTTGATGAGATTGAGCTGTATAATTACATGAGGatgtttttctttgtgtgtgttatAACGCACAAACAGAagggaatgaataaacaaaatgtgaagagagagagagaggaggaggaacacAGCCGTAACCTTTCAGATTCCTAACCTATCAGACCGAAACACTGGTCTGAGGGGTataaaaggaaggaggaaaagtaaaactgaaactgACTTAAATTCTTTTATGACATAGAAgctagttaaaaaaataaaagttgcaAATTAAAGCGTATTAGTCCATATAAGTATACAACATAGGCTTTGTTTAAAGCTTTGTTGAGTATGTGTGTCTTAGCATGATCTCTAGCTCAGGTCCTTCAGAGACATGGTTCTTAGGAGAAAGCTGAGTCTGTTTAATTGCCCTTTTCTCAAACTGCTTTTCCGTCCCCAGAAGTGGATCTGCTGACCAAGGAGCTGGAGGACTTTGAGATGAAGAAGGCTGCTGCTCGAGCTGTCACTGGGGTCCTCGCCTCTCACCCCAACAGCACTGACGTCCACATCATCAACCTCTCGCTCACCTTTCATGGCCAAGAGCTGCTCAGTGACACCAAACTGGAACTAAACTCAGGCCGACGCTATGGTCTTATTGGCTTAAACGGAATTGGTGAGGCCTTTGGAAGGCGAGGTGGGAGGTATCTCTCCTTGACTTACCTGTCACTCGACAAATATTTGTTTAGCATTTGCTTTGTATAAAGTAAagctccctggtggcacagtggattaagcattgggcagctagccaaaagtttggcagttcaaactgggAGCAAAATGAGGCTGTCCTCTCCCATCCAgttttacagtcccagaaatcctCCTAGGGAACACATCggctctgtcctgtcgggtcactaggagttgaaatcgacttgatggtaataCGTTTATGTACAAAGTGAGTTTACAGTATGGGTGGGAGACCACATGTGTCCAAAGGAAAGAAACTAGCAATACAGGCCCTCTGATAAGTGCCAAATAAATAGGTGTAGACTATAGGTGCTTGAGGAGTTGGTAGGAAGAGGGTGGTGAAGATGTGTAAACCTCTATAGAGGTGGTGAAATAAGACTTGAAGGCAAGTTGGAATAGCACCCCAGTAAGGGAGTGTGGAACAGATGAAATCAGAGTGCTTGATACAAATGGTGGGTTCCTGGCTTGCCTGGAGTTGGGGGTGGCCCAGGGGAATGGTGGGACAGACTATTCTGAATGTCTTTGTCTCCATTTGTTGGTGGTGCTCTCAGGAAAGTCCATGCTGCTCTCTGCTATTGGGAAACGGGAAGTGCCCATCCCTGAGCATATTGACATCTACCATCTGACCCGGGAGATGCCCCCTAGTGACAAGACACCCTTGCAGTGTGTGATGGAGGTGGACACGGAGCGGGCCATGCTGGAGAGGGAGGCCGAGCGGTTGGCGCACGAGGATGGTAGGACTGAGACTGAGGGGAGACGGGTGCGGGCTTACTCCAGGGAAGGCCTCCGGGAGGCTCATGGgcatctctccccctccccccccacagcgGAATGTGAGAAGCTGATGGAGCTGTATGAGCGCCTAGAGGAGCTGGACGCCGACAAGGCAGAGATGAGGGCCTCACGGATCTTGCATGGGCTGGGCTTCACCCCCGCCATGCAGCGCAAGAAGCTCAAAGACTTCAGTGGAGGCTGGAGGATGAGGGTTGCCCTCGCCAGGTAAGTCCATCTTTcctgctcctccagctctccatcTCTCAGGTTGAATGTTCACTCCAGTGGGACAGTTTCAAACAGGTTCAGTGACCAGTAAAGTGCCAAATGGAGCCACTTTTTAATAACATAGATGTGGACAGTGTAAGAAGAGGGTCGTATGTGTGCACTGGGTGGTGAGTTTACAGTGGATCCTAGGTTCAGCCCTAGGTAACATTGGGATGGAGGTTTACTCCCTTTGCTTGATTGCAGCACTTTTTTGTGCTTCAGACCTGCTGATTCTAGCTGTAAAGAGCAATGTTAGATGATTCTTAGAAGACCTATCGTCCCTCCACTCTTGGGGCTGGGAGGGACCCTAAGCAAGTCCCATAGCACCTCAACCAAGAGTTCCTGGATATCTAGTGAGTAGGTGAGCCGATTGAACCTTCAGCTTTAGGAAGGATGCCTGTCTACCTTAGAGCAAGTGCTTCCCAATGCCAAGAAAGAGTCTGCCTCAGCTTCACCTGGGGAGTTTTAATCATCCGGGTTTCACAGGCGATCTTGCAGACCCATCGAGTCAGAAGGGAGGATGACAGTGCCCAGAAATGTCACTTCTTAGTACCCTTCTGTCTTCCTGATGGTCACCAGCCTCACCGCAGAAGACTTGTGGACGCCTAAGGACCTTTCTTGCCAAACTAGATCTCTGCGTCTAGACCCATGTTTACACCCTTTGATCTCTGCTCTGCAACTGGTTCTCTTGAAGGTCCCCCTCTCTTTTGAAGTACAAACACAATTGATCGCAGGACTTCCGCCAGGACCTGAGACCCGTCGCTTGTGGCAGGCGATTGAATTAATTCCTAGGACCTGTCCGACTAAGATGCCCTCTGTCTCTTTTCCTGCCCCTCAGAGCCCTCTTTATTCGGCCCTTCATGCTGCTCCTGGACGAGCCCACCAACCACCTGGACCTCGATGCCTGTGTGTGGTTAGAAGAAGAACTCAAGACGTAAGGGGCGGGGAGAAGGGGGCGGGGACAAGGGATGGAAGTTGGGAGATTCTGGAGGGCAGGTGAGCAGCGTCCAAAGGGAACGGACACCTAGAAGCCGCACTGACGCCTAGAGCAGTGAGAACACACTGAAGGCAGGCCAGCTTGGGACAGGGTCAGCACCTAGGATGGACTTTCTGGCTTTTGTCAAATGTGAAATATTATCCCTTTGGGGGATTTTCCCTATATTTAAAATAGAACATCTTTATTAGAGACAACTTTATTTATTCTAAATTGTGATCCTATATACACTGCATAAAAGGCGTTGCAGTGGAAGATCATTCTGAGAGATACAGAGAGCCAAGATGGAAACAAGGCCACGGTGACTGAAAGATATCCTGGGGTATTGTGCCAGCTTGTAAAGAAGCTACAGTGGCCCCctttcaaagagaaagaaaggcctgcctgATGTCCTCTATCTTGCTGGTTCCCCAATTCTCCCCACCACGGTTTTGTACAGTTATGGGTGTTTGTCTGCACACGCGGTTCTTTTggccatcttttcttttttttttttttacaaccagacaacaaaacaaactactgaaaaagaacagaacaaaacagttcacaagagaaaagcttgtagttagttcagggatttggCCATCTTTTCTTATTGACTCCCCTTTACTCCATTCTCTTGGAAATTGGATCTTTCCTTGAGGAAACTCAAAGTGCGTCACCGTACCTCGAAAGGCATCCAGGTGTCTGTACAGATTGTATGCTGTGGCTTCAGTGCACGTAGAGGGCTAGGAATTGGACCGTAACCCTTACGGTGCTCAGGGTTTAGGATGGATATTTTCTGAGTTTGACTAGGTTCACTTGCTGTGGTCCATCTCCCCATTTGTGAGCATCTCCGACCGGCTCTTTGGCTTTGCAGATTTAAGCGCATTCTGGTCCTCGTCTCTCATTCCCAAGATTTCCTGAATGGTGTGTGCACCAATATCATCCACATGCACAACAAGAAACTGAAGTATTATACGGTGAGTGATGCTTACCAGCTCTTCTAAAGATAGACTTTGTAGCTCTTTTCCATGTATCCCTATAAAAAGGTACAAAGAGTCTTGCAGCAGCTTAGTTTTGTAAAGTTCGTTTTACTACCAAAGTATGCTTCCAGACCGTGGGCCATGGCTTGGCAGCCTGTACATGTCTGGTGTATGTTTGCCTTAGGAGCTAGCCTAGGACCCTGACCTGGAGCCCCACTCTGGCCATCCCAAGAGTGAGAAGCATAAGAATTTTGAAGGCCTCTAATTCTAGATTAGAATGTTCCACCCTCAGCTCTTTAAACTGGATGGTGCACACCACAGCTGACACCTACCTGGGCTGCTGCCCGCACCCTGTGTGTCCCCATAGGGTAATTATGATCAGTACGTGAAGACGCGGCTGGAGCTAGAGGAGAACCAGATGAAGCGCTTCCACTGGGAACAGGACCAGATCGCGCACATGAAGGTGGGTAGTGTTGGATGAGAGCATTTGGGGAGCATTAGGATGACGACTTGGGGCGCGGGAAGGCTGTGGCCATCATTTTGACTGTGGTTTAAGACAGGTTGTTTGGCGCCCTGCACATATCCTTTCTGCTCTCTTTCAGAACTATATCGCCAGGTTTGGCCATGGCAGTGCCAAGTTGGCCCGGCAGGCCCAGAGCAAAGAGAAGACACTACAGAAAATGATGGCATCGGGCCTGACAGAACGGGTTGTTAGTGACAAGGTGGGCTCTGAGTGGGAAGGTTTGGGGCCTGGGGGGCTTTAATGCGG belongs to Tenrec ecaudatus isolate mTenEca1 chromosome 5, mTenEca1.hap1, whole genome shotgun sequence and includes:
- the ABCF2 gene encoding ATP-binding cassette sub-family F member 2, yielding MPSDLAKKKAAKKKEAAKARQRPRKGHEENGDAATEPQVAEEKNEESNGSETTEVDLLTKELEDFEMKKAAARAVTGVLASHPNSTDVHIINLSLTFHGQELLSDTKLELNSGRRYGLIGLNGIGKSMLLSAIGKREVPIPEHIDIYHLTREMPPSDKTPLQCVMEVDTERAMLEREAERLAHEDAECEKLMELYERLEELDADKAEMRASRILHGLGFTPAMQRKKLKDFSGGWRMRVALARALFIRPFMLLLDEPTNHLDLDACVWLEEELKTFKRILVLVSHSQDFLNGVCTNIIHMHNKKLKYYTGNYDQYVKTRLELEENQMKRFHWEQDQIAHMKNYIARFGHGSAKLARQAQSKEKTLQKMMASGLTERVVSDKTLSFYFPPCGKIPPPVIMVQNVSFRYTKDGPCIYNNLEFGIDLDTRVALVGPNGAGKSTLLKLLTGELLPTDGMIRKHSHVKIGRYHQHLQEQLDLDLSPLEYMMKCYPEIKEKEEMRKIIGRYGLTGKQQVSPIRNLSDGQKCRVCLAWLAWQNPHLLFLDEPTNHLDIETIDALADAINEFEGGMMLVSHDFRLIQQVAQEIWVCEKQTITKWPGDILAYKEHLKSKLVDEEPQLTKRTHNV